The genomic region ttgcatatcttttttttcattcgtattaaattgtataaaatttgtattctcaataatattaattaattcaTTTAAAGATTCTTTAAAATTACTTGTctctatattttttatttcttttaaaaattttaaattttctttttgtatATGAAATGCTTTTTTCATATCTTTCTTACAATATAAACATTCCAAAAGTATGGAAAGTAGTAAATctttatttctttcttcATATCTGTACATTTTTAAGAAGAAGTTGAAAATACAAAATTCGGCTTCCTCATGGTTTAGTTCTAGGTTAAATTCGTGTGCGCATTCACACCAGTCTGCCTTCAAAAAAGTGGgttggaaaaaaaaaataaataaataacaaataaataaataataaataaaatataaaatataaaataaagttATAAATGTGTAATAACAgacataatatatatatatatatatatatatttataatttgaTTTATTTGGTTTTACGTGGGGGTTAAAATAGATGGAGTGAAGAGAAACCTCCTTAATAGTATCTACATCTTTTTTAAGAATTTTATCGAAcacattataataatattgatcattatcatttttacTATAGCCACctgaataatttttttttaatgttatattttttcgtttatcctttttctttaattcatcaaaaaaatttatacaaCAAAATTCAAattgattatatatataagataaAAAGTTTCCACTAAATACgtctttttcttctttttttatttcatctaaattattttcttcatctatatcaaaaaaatcGTTTAGTGGACAAGCTGAAGTTTCTGACATTTTTTTGTCGTTTTCCacaaattaaattaaaaaaaaaaaactaacctgtgtaaaaaaaatgaactTACAATATtgcatttttttttttttttttttttttattatataattatgactacaattattaaatgaataaatataaatatatacataatatgtatcatatattaagtatataataaaatattatatacacGAACATCATTTAATCAACTAATAATAAACacaataattttttctttttatttgttcacttttgtatatatatatatatatatatatatacatgtaaatatggaaaagtgttatatttctatataaaatttaaagttgttatacaaaaaaaaaaaaataaataaataaatatatatatatatatcatatgacataaatttaaataacaacattattttccaaaaaaagaaaaatatatacctataaaaaacaaatttatCCTTTTAATAACCAGTGTGCAATTATTagaatatatacatttatgtGCACGTATATGTAAacatatattctttatactttaaaaaaataaaataaaataaaataatagaataaaaatatattaaataaatacatataataaaatacaaatatatatatatatatatatatatatatatatatatgtattattttttttttattaaattataagtatatgaaaatatattttaccATCATAATATTTAGACTCATTCATATGACTTTTCAAATATTTCTACCTTAAATGTTcatttatgtttttatatatattctaaattaaaaaataaaaatgtacaCATATAGCATACCCTAAGAAAACATTTTCAATATTGTAAACATATAGAAATTCaaggaaataatatatatatatatatatatatatattagtaTAAAATACgttttttaagaaaaaaaaaaaaaaaaaaacatataacTAATAACTACTGGAAGAAATAAGTAATCAAAAATTTacattaaaaattatattgaAATACGATTAACTATATGGACATAATTGAATTCTAACTGGTGCACCAGTAAGATTGAAAATATTggaagatatatattttaatataatgttttattttatattatttttattgtccttttatatatatttttcagAAACGAAGTGACCTATAATAacattatcatataaaaaatataaattactATTCATTAACTTCcaattattttaattttttttcgtatattttatcttatatataaaaaaaaacgaaaaaaaaaaaaaaaaaaaaaaagaaatgaaaagaaaagaaagaaaggaaaagattgtatttcttaatttttattttccttttgtATGTCTTCATTTaggtaatatatataaaaaaagcCATTTCATGTAATAACCTATTAACACattcaaaaataaaaaaaaaatatatatatatatatatacatatatataatatatgaacacatttttaaaaatattttaaactTTTCGTGGGTAAAGAAATAtgtatgaataatattaccCTTTCTTgttgtataatatatatatatatatatatataaatatattttcgTTTTTGGAAAAATAACAAAACTGTGTGCATATATCGAACAATTGGAactaataaaaaaaaaaaaaaaaaaaaaaaaaaaaaaaaaaaaaaaaaaaaacctGATAATTACAAATTGTATTTTAAACGTATACACAGTAATGAGCcttatgtttttataataacTCATTGTgataattaaaaatattccgtaatattttttataactttaaatgataaataatttCAAATTGTTCGTCcttaatttattttaatatattttaatatttatatgatatcATAAGTACAcaaacacatatatatatatatatatatatatatttatttatttatttataaatatacatataatttaaaaaaaaagttatcTTTCGCTTTTCATCCTAATTTTACATGAAAGGGTGATGCACAATGGAcattgtaaatataaacttTGAAAGTGGATGGAAGATAATAAGGGAAGAGGCTATTGAGAAAATTGAGAAATATTTAGAGAATGAACATATTGAGAAAAACAAGAACTTATTTAGTGCTACAGAATATACACGACTGTATACAGtagtatataatatgtgtGCTAAGAAAAATCCCTTTTGTTATTCTAAAGAAGTTTATAGAAAGTATGGAGAGAGTTTATCCATGTATACTatagataaaataaaaccattattaaaaaatagtgatgaattaaataaaacGAAAATATTGATTGATGCTTGgtttaaatattctttttatacGAAATGGAtgaataaatttttaagaTACTTAGATCGTTATTATGTAGAATATAATAGTTCTTTATGTCTTAGTGcttatacaaaaaatattttcaaaataacattatttaatgaattacgagaagatataaaaaatattatttatgaaatttataataatttaagaTCACAAGAAGAAATCGATCAGaaagaattattttgtaatattgtagaattatataaagaattgGATAATGAAAGTAATGAAAAAATGTATGAACATGAtatagaaaagaaaattgttgaaaatgtaaataatttttataaaaaaaaagcagAAGAATGGATAAATGATTACCCTTTTGatgattatattatatctattGAAAATGCTATTGAAaaagaatatgaaaaaaataaatctttaaatttaaatgatgATACATGTGAAAAAGTTactaatattattgttaaaatattaatatatgaaaaattaaatacactcatagataataaaaataatatatttcatttattaaaaaataataatctaAGTTCATTAAGaagaacatatatattattttcctaTTTTCCAGAAGCTCTTACAggattaaaaaaaattataggAGAATATATCAAAATGGAGGGAAACGAATTAAAAGACAAATATGTGCAACTATCCAGAAAATTGCACATGTCAAAAAGTGTAAATAATATGCAAAATGTTGATGATAATACTATGGAggataatgataattatatagaCATAAGCAACGacgataataataataacgacaacaacaataataataatatcatgAATACACAACAGaatgatgatattatattatgtgaTTATATTGAACAACTAATTAAATTACATAACcattatgataatattttcaaactatccttttttaatatatccaataaaaatatagatcCAAATTTCAACGAATGCTTAAAAGATTATTTTGAAAGTTTTGTAGAACATGAAGATGAATATTTTAGTACTGTTAAATTGTTAGTAATATATActgataatatattaaaacgAGATCTTAATAATGAAAACAACGTTGatgaaaaacaaaaagtacatatgaataaagaagaaaaaaatgatgaacaaacaaaattcttgatgaaaaaaatgtcAGAAATTGTagaaatttttaattatactAGTAATAAAGAAACATTCTTTGAATATTATAGAGTATATTTGGCTAATAgattaattaataatatatatatttcattaaatattgaaaagaaatttattgaacaattatattatttatgtggTTCACAATATACATCCAAATTAGGAGGTATGATACAAGAtctaataaataatacaaatatgaataataaattttatgaTCATATGAAAAATGTATTCAATAACAATCAAattgtaaataataataataataataataatagtaataataataatagtaataataataatagtaataatactaaatataatcatcatttttctaattatcataatgttaaagattttttttccgtcaaaatattaaataaaggTTACTGGCCTACATTAGAAAAAATACACATACAATTAAACGAAccatttaataaatatattcaagtatttgaagaatattataaatcagaaaataaaaataggAAACTAGAATGGATATATGAATTAAGTGAAGTTATTCTACATTatgaatttaataatattctttataatttttattgtaaTGTTGTTAATGcacaaatattattattattcaataaatataaatatattaattatgatattgttaaaaatgaattacAAATAGATCTTAAATCATTTACTGATCATATGTATACATCcttttatcattttaaaTTGATTACTTCAAATGATGAAATTCCAGATTGGAGTAATTctaatttttatataaacaataattTCTCCTACCCAAACAAAAATATCTACATAAAGAAAACTACTGCACTGTTATCAAAAGAACACGAAAAGACAAAAGAAGACCGAACTATGGCAATTGAAGCTGCTATTGTTAGGGTAATGAAAATGCACAAGAAACTTTTCTATGACCAAATATTTGATTATGTCAAAAAATCGTTATCTAGCTTTTCTCCGACAAACcaagtaaatatataaaaataaaaataaaaaataaaaataaaacaaaacaaaacaaaaaataataaaacaaaaaataataaaacaaaaaataataaaacaaaaaataataaaataataaataacaaaatcataaaataataacacTTTGTTGTTACACTTACTTagatttattatatatatatatatatatatatatatatttatttatttattcatttatatatatactatttaatttttttcgCATTCCTCACTTTTCAGgttattgaaaaaaaaatcgATCTGCTGGTTGAGAGGGAATATATTCAAAAGGAAGAGAATAGCCAAATTTATGTCTACATACcatgataatatttttaaaaaataattttataaatatataaggaAATACAAAATTAATAGCATATGTGTATCCTTTtgttaatttattttatgttaaTACCGTCTAAATTGAGCACAAGGAAATTATGAACAAATAAGACGCAAAGGAgtctttaattttttaaatattttatttacttagttttttattttttattttgtttcCTATAAGTATCGAAAAAGGTTATCAATATGTACAtaatcttttatttttatatgtttaaaaggatatacatatatatatatatatatattttaatatacaGTTTAATACTACATAATGTACTATCAAATATGAAACATCGTAGTCATATGATAATTTCCTTTTTGTATTTATGGGTGTACATAATATGTTTTCAACATTAACCaaaagtaaaataaaatatatatatatatatatatatatatattattattattatattataactatatccttttaaaaaaatatgttttgAAGGTaaaaacgaaaaaaaaaaaatatatatatatatatatatatatatatatatatttatttatttatttatatataataataataaattgaaacaaaaaaatataaatatataaacaatttaataaatatgaaatgtttgttaaaatataaaaatatttattatatatatatatatatatatatatatatatatatatataatacgTCAAATTTGTGCATTATTCaaatattcaaatataaaaaagagtATACCATTTTGTAAACAATTTCTTAATAAGTGCATATTAATACCAGTATAATATGATCGGATACCTTCACATTTAAAGATATTAAGTAACACTTTATAAAAAccataatttttcatttgaaCTTGTTGTCTCATTTTAATGGTATATAATGGATACGTAAAAATAATTGCAATATATTTGGATAAGGCTCCATATAGAAAAGGTAAGAATTTATTTAAGACATCTGAtgaaaaatgtatatttttattttgtaaaatattatttatatattgtgatctaaaaaaatgtgttaaatattcatatgtataaaattgTAATGCTACATGGGGtgttaataataaggatGCTAAAAATcctttataaaaagaaaacagtttttcttttttatatatactataaacaaaatgaaaataattcttatatttataaacagcacttacattatttttattttcttctcttttgaatatatgtaatatttcATTTCCTGATAAAGGTCtttttgaatataaaatatgtttattacGAAATTTTTTTCGAAACGTTGATAAGCATTTCTTTGTTAAATGTTTTCTTTCAAAATTAGACAATgcataatatttatataatatataattatgtatcatttttttttgtaaagTTTTATTtgaacatatattattcgTTTTTATGTAAGAAAGatgattatatttataaactgatttaatatgtttgttatatataaaattatttttatatatattcatgaaattattattaatatatcttacttttttatagttaccatatattttattttttggatttataataaatagggatattatattatatatcattttataattaaatattttatttcttgGAGAAAAGATTTTATAATGTTTACTTAATATTCtacttttataatttataaatttataatttaaatttattgtACATTCTATCTTGGTTTTAATAAGCCATATGGGATGAAGGAAAAGAACACTTATAATTGAGCTTATACTACTAGttagaatataataattcatatttatattattatcatttttattactattattattttgattaatattattgtatataatatatttttcattccctatattatttatttcattcgttattttattcttatcattattattattaaaattttgaattatataataatttaagGTGTCATAAATAAATCGAAAGGTACCTTGAGATACTCCTGTAGTAATTAAACTTGCTAGCAATCCACGATATATGCTTTCcaatttttcttttttcagtatatacaataaactatatttgttattataataatatggatatg from Plasmodium reichenowi strain SY57 chromosome 8, whole genome shotgun sequence harbors:
- a CDS encoding hypothetical protein (conserved Plasmodium protein, unknown function~transcript variant 1; alternatively spliced), which produces MSETSACPLNDFFDIDEENNLDEIKKEEKDVFSGNFLSYIYNQFEFCCINFFDELKKKDKRKNITLKKNYSGGYSKNDNDQYYYNVFDKILKKDVDTIKEVSLHSIYFNPHADWCECAHEFNLELNHEEAEFCIFNFFLKMYRYEERNKDLLLSILLECLYCKKDMKKAFHIQKENLKFLKEIKNIETSNFKESLNELINIIENTNFIQFNTNEKKDMQKYYFKLYIIIKIKYPYGIYIFNCDDVYDIVVIDCNTFMQNKPKIMSFLSLRKFISFLNNIYSININEENIHDSFPIIVYESKECYHLSHSHLPLNLTVCTPKEKKKNSVKNHLNQLGNENGNKD
- a CDS encoding cullin-1, putative, with protein sequence MDIVNINFESGWKIIREEAIEKIEKYLENEHIEKNKNLFSATEYTRLYTVVYNMCAKKNPFCYSKEVYRKYGESLSMYTIDKIKPLLKNSDELNKTKILIDAWFKYSFYTKWMNKFLRYLDRYYVEYNSSLCLSAYTKNIFKITLFNELREDIKNIIYEIYNNLRSQEEIDQKELFCNIVELYKELDNESNEKMYEHDIEKKIVENVNNFYKKKAEEWINDYPFDDYIISIENAIEKEYEKNKSLNLNDDTCEKVTNIIVKILIYEKLNTLIDNKNNIFHLLKNNNLSSLRRTYILFSYFPEALTGLKKIIGEYIKMEGNELKDKYVQLSRKLHMSKSVNNMQNVDDNTMEDNDNYIDISNDDNNNNDNNNNNNIMNTQQNDDIILCDYIEQLIKLHNHYDNIFKLSFFNISNKNIDPNFNECLKDYFESFVEHEDEYFSTVKLLVIYTDNILKRDLNNENNVDEKQKVHMNKEEKNDEQTKFLMKKMSEIVEIFNYTSNKETFFEYYRVYLANRLINNIYISLNIEKKFIEQLYYLCGSQYTSKLGGMIQDLINNTNMNNKFYDHMKNVFNNNQIVNNNNNNNNSNNNNSNNNNSNNTKYNHHFSNYHNVKDFFSVKILNKGYWPTLEKIHIQLNEPFNKYIQVFEEYYKSENKNRKLEWIYELSEVILHYEFNNILYNFYCNVVNAQILLLFNKYKYINYDIVKNELQIDLKSFTDHMYTSFYHFKLITSNDEIPDWSNSNFYINNNFSYPNKNIYIKKTTALLSKEHEKTKEDRTMAIEAAIVRVMKMHKKLFYDQIFDYVKKSLSSFSPTNQVIEKKIDLLVEREYIQKEENSQIYVYIP
- a CDS encoding hypothetical protein (conserved Plasmodium protein, unknown function~transcript variant 2; alternatively spliced), whose protein sequence is MSETSACPLNDFFDIDEENNLDEIKKEEKDVFSGNFLSYIYNQFEFCCINFFDELKKKDKRKNITLKKNYSGGYSKNDNDQYYYNVFDKILKKDVDTIKEVSLHSIYFNPHTGVNAHTNLT
- a CDS encoding mitochondrial carrier protein, putative, coding for MDIKNEGYNIVNNLMNYLKIGQKNDEKKCPNYNIEENGDAKIVKTRTLNFIISSAVVLCVLHPLDTIRTRKQIYRVYKNSYPYYYNNKYSLLYILKKEKLESIYRGLLASLITTGVSQGTFRFIYDTLNYYIIQNFNNNNDKNKITNEINNIGNEKYIIYNNINQNNNSNKNDNNINMNYYILTSSISSIISVLFLHPIWLIKTKIECTINLNYKFINYKSRILSKHYKIFSPRNKIFNYKMIYNIISLFIINPKNKIYGNYKKVRYINNNFMNIYKNNFIYNKHIKSVYKYNHLSYIKTNNICSNKTLQKKMIHNYILYKYYALSNFERKHLTKKCLSTFRKKFRNKHILYSKRPLSGNEILHIFKREENKNNVSAVYKYKNYFHFVYSIYKKEKLFSFYKGFLASLLLTPHVALQFYTYEYLTHFFRSQYINNILQNKNIHFSSDVLNKFLPFLYGALSKYIAIIFTYPLYTIKMRQQVQMKNYGFYKVLLNIFKCEGIRSYYTGINMHLLRNCLQNGILFFIFEYLNNAQI